The Mannheimia granulomatis sequence TTACAAACCTAAACGCCGTACTCGCGGACAAATTGCGATTGAAGCAGGACTTGAGCCGTTGGCGGAAAGTTTGTGGAACGATCCAAGCCAAATGCCTGAATTACTTGCTGAGCAGTTTATTAATGCTGAAAAAGGCATAGCCGACAGTAAAGCAGCGTTAGATGGGGCAAGATATATTTTAATGGAGCGTTTTAGTGAGGATGCAGAATTACTTGCAAAACTTCGCCAATATTTGACCGCTTACGCCACGCTTGAATCCAACGTTATTGAGAGCAAAGAGGAAGAAGGTGAAAAATTCCGTGATTACTTTGCTCACAGTGAGCCTTTTAAAACCGTGCCTTCTCACCGTGCTTTAGCAATGTTTCGTGGACGTAACGAGGGCATTTTATCTCTTTCTCTTAATGCTGATCCGCAAGCGGAGGAAGGCAGTAAAACCAGTCATTGTGAAGAGATCATTCGCAGCCATTTAGGGGTGATATTCAACAATCAACCGGCAGATAAATGGCGTGAGCAAGTAATTGCTTGGACGTGGAAAATCAAAGCAGCCCTGCATTTAGAAACGGAATTAATGGGAAGCCTACGTGAAAAGGCGGAAGAAGAAGCGATTGATGTTTTTGCTCGTAACTTATCGGCATTGTTAATGGCTGCTCCTGCCGGTGCAAGAAACACGATGGGTTTAGATCCCGGCTTGCGTACGGGGGTGAAAGTCGCGGTGGTGGATAACACCGGAAAATTGCTCGATACCACCACAATTTATCCACACACGGGGAGAGAAGCAGAGGCCCAAGTAGCCATTTTCACACTGATTAAAAAGCATAATGTAGAGCTGATTGCGATTGGTAACGGTACCGCCTCACGTGAAACCGAGCGTTTTGCTAAAGAAGTGATTAAAGAGATCAAAGAGAACAAACCGCAAACGGTGGTCGTGAGTGAGGCCGGCGCTTCGGTTTATTCAGCTTCGGAATTTGCGGCAAATGAGTTCCCGAATTTAGATGTGTCACTGCGTGGTGCGGTATCCATTGCTCGCCGTTTGCAAGATCCATTGGCAGAATTGGTGAAAATTGAACCTAAAGCCATTGGTGTGGGGCAGTATCAGCACGATGTAAACCAATCACAATTAGCTCGTAAATTAGATGCAGTAGTGGAAGATTGTGTAAATGCGGTTGGCGTGGATTTAAATACTGCTTCTGCTGCTTTACTTGCCCGCGTGGCAGGGATGACCAAAACGCTTGCACAAAATATTGTCGCTTATCGTGATGAAAACGGCCGTTTTAACAGCCGTTCTGATCTGAAAAAAGTGCCACGTTTAGGGCCTAAAGCTTTTGAACAATGTGCAGGCTTTATGCGAATTATCGGCGGTAAAAATGCTTTAGATGCGTCAAGCGTTCACCCTGAAGCTTATCCGATTGTTGAAAAAATCTTACAAGCAACCACCTCAACTTTGGCAGAATTAATGGGAAATACCACTAAAATTCATTCACTGAATGCTAAAGATTTTGTGGACGAACAGTTTGGTTTACCAACGGTTAATGATATTTTCAAAGAGTTAGAAAAACCAGGGCGTGATCCGCGCGGTGAATTTAAAACCGCAAGTTTTATGGACGGTGTAGAAGAGATTTCTGACCTCAAGGTAGGAATGATCTTAGAAGGCACGGTTACAAACGTAGCAAACTTCGGGGCATTTGTGGATATTGGCGTTCACCAGGACGGTTTAGTCCATATCTCAATGCTTTCCAACTCTTTTGTGGAAGATCCGCATACAGTAATTAAAGCCGGTGATGTGGTGAAGGTAAAAGTATTAGAGGTGGATGTGGCTCGCAAACGTATTGCATTATCTATGCGTTTAGATGATAAACCTGCAGAGAAAAGTGAGACAACAAGCGGTCGAAATTCAGCAGAAATTCGCAAAAATCCGGCAAAAAATGACCGCTTGCGTTCGGATAATCGCAATAGCTTCGGCAATAATGCCTTTGCCGATGCGTTGAAAGGGTGGAAGAAGTAATCAAAATAACCTAGCACGAGCCGTGCTAGGTTCGTTAATCCCAGCCCCTCAGGGGCTGAAGAAAGAGCCGCAGAGCGGCTCAGATTAAATAACTCTATACGGCTCGTATAGGGTTTGGTAATGGTCTTATTTTTATCAATTATCCACCAAATTTCCGATTCATATAATCAAACGCAGCTGTTGGCAAAATTCGTCTTAACCACCAAAACAATTTGGTCGGAAAAGTTACCTGATAGCGTGCTTTGGGCTTTTTATCATTCAAGGCTTTTAAGCACGCTTCTGCACAAGCTGAGGCAGGTAAAGTAAAAGGATTTGCATTGCTTTTTGTGGTTAAGCGTTGGTATTGCGTTTGGTTTAGCGCTTTATGATAAGAGTTTTCCACATCAATATACTGCTCTAATTTCGCCACTGAATTAGGGCGGAATCGGCTTTGAATCGGGCCAGGTTGGATAAGCGAAACATAAATATTTGAGCCGTGTAATTCACAACGCAAGGTATCTGCTAAACCTTCCAAGGCAAATTTAGTGGCATTATAAGCTCCACGATAGTGCATAGCCGCAAAACCTAAAATACTACTGTTGATTAATATTCTGCCGTGATTTTGCTCTCGGAAGATTTTCATTGCCTGATTAATTACTTCCCATGCCCCGAACACGTTAGTTTCAAAAATTTCACGCAGGGCTTCTCTCGGCACATCTTCTACACAACCGGGCTGACCGTAGCCGGCATTGCAAAAAATTGCATCTAATTGACCGCTTGCTCGAATATAATCGAAAGCCTGTTGGATTTGGTTGCTATCAGTAACATCAAGCAAAATCGTTTCAAACCCTTCTGCTTGTAAACGTGCAACATCTTCAACTTTACGGCAACTAGCGATAACTCGCCAGCCTGCTTGTTTTAAATGTGCTGCTGTTGTATAACCGATACCTGATGAGCAACCTGTGATTAAAATTGTCTTCATCTTATTTTATATAGCTGATAAAACCGTCTAAACTTTCGCTTTCAGGTGCTAAGTTGATCTGTTCGTCTTCTATTGGTGAACCCACCATTAACAGAGCAA is a genomic window containing:
- a CDS encoding Tex family protein, with translation MTQLNSELNRQISQIIASELNVASNQILAAITLLDEGNTIPFIARYRKEVTGGLDDTQLRHFETRLIYLREMDDRRQTILKSIEEQGKLTEELREKILNCESKTELEDLYLPYKPKRRTRGQIAIEAGLEPLAESLWNDPSQMPELLAEQFINAEKGIADSKAALDGARYILMERFSEDAELLAKLRQYLTAYATLESNVIESKEEEGEKFRDYFAHSEPFKTVPSHRALAMFRGRNEGILSLSLNADPQAEEGSKTSHCEEIIRSHLGVIFNNQPADKWREQVIAWTWKIKAALHLETELMGSLREKAEEEAIDVFARNLSALLMAAPAGARNTMGLDPGLRTGVKVAVVDNTGKLLDTTTIYPHTGREAEAQVAIFTLIKKHNVELIAIGNGTASRETERFAKEVIKEIKENKPQTVVVSEAGASVYSASEFAANEFPNLDVSLRGAVSIARRLQDPLAELVKIEPKAIGVGQYQHDVNQSQLARKLDAVVEDCVNAVGVDLNTASAALLARVAGMTKTLAQNIVAYRDENGRFNSRSDLKKVPRLGPKAFEQCAGFMRIIGGKNALDASSVHPEAYPIVEKILQATTSTLAELMGNTTKIHSLNAKDFVDEQFGLPTVNDIFKELEKPGRDPRGEFKTASFMDGVEEISDLKVGMILEGTVTNVANFGAFVDIGVHQDGLVHISMLSNSFVEDPHTVIKAGDVVKVKVLEVDVARKRIALSMRLDDKPAEKSETTSGRNSAEIRKNPAKNDRLRSDNRNSFGNNAFADALKGWKK
- a CDS encoding SDR family NAD(P)-dependent oxidoreductase, translated to MKTILITGCSSGIGYTTAAHLKQAGWRVIASCRKVEDVARLQAEGFETILLDVTDSNQIQQAFDYIRASGQLDAIFCNAGYGQPGCVEDVPREALREIFETNVFGAWEVINQAMKIFREQNHGRILINSSILGFAAMHYRGAYNATKFALEGLADTLRCELHGSNIYVSLIQPGPIQSRFRPNSVAKLEQYIDVENSYHKALNQTQYQRLTTKSNANPFTLPASACAEACLKALNDKKPKARYQVTFPTKLFWWLRRILPTAAFDYMNRKFGG